A portion of the Corynebacterium occultum genome contains these proteins:
- the fepB gene encoding Fe2+-enterobactin ABC transporter substrate-binding protein, with amino-acid sequence MSTSTRKILAAALAGITALALVSCSAEENTAEENTATVTDSSGDSDSSDEQGTWPRTVTHELGETVIEEKPERIANTALSITGIMLAMDAPLAASAAAGVSGMTDDKGFFTQWADIADERNVEVLYDSLEFDMESLIAADPDLVILSVSGNDSVADQYEEISAEFPTIAVDYSKQTWQELATELGEALGLETEAEEAIAEFDDYVAAGAEKIQAPEGGVSIVSYNGPGGDQGIGKVTGPHAELLEALGLSIVEAPEDLDTSEQKRSDFAFVSFENLSQSATGDAVFLLRGTEQTVDEFKGEAVLANLPAVQNDAVYPLGENSFRVDPFSGREIVDAVVAALS; translated from the coding sequence TTGAGCACTTCGACCCGAAAGATCCTCGCCGCAGCACTGGCGGGCATCACCGCACTGGCCCTGGTGTCCTGCTCTGCTGAGGAGAACACCGCCGAGGAAAACACCGCCACCGTCACCGACAGCAGCGGGGATTCGGACAGCTCCGATGAGCAGGGCACCTGGCCCCGCACCGTTACCCATGAGCTGGGGGAGACCGTCATCGAGGAGAAGCCGGAGCGGATCGCCAACACCGCCCTCTCCATCACCGGCATCATGCTCGCGATGGATGCCCCGCTGGCCGCCAGTGCTGCCGCCGGTGTCAGTGGGATGACCGATGACAAGGGTTTTTTCACCCAGTGGGCTGATATCGCAGATGAGCGAAACGTTGAGGTGCTCTATGACAGCCTCGAGTTCGACATGGAATCCCTGATCGCCGCCGACCCGGATCTGGTGATTCTCTCGGTCTCCGGCAATGACTCCGTCGCTGACCAGTATGAGGAGATTTCCGCGGAATTCCCGACCATCGCGGTGGACTATTCCAAGCAGACCTGGCAGGAACTGGCCACTGAGCTGGGTGAGGCTCTGGGCCTGGAGACAGAGGCCGAGGAGGCCATCGCCGAGTTCGATGACTATGTCGCCGCCGGTGCCGAGAAGATCCAGGCCCCGGAGGGTGGCGTGTCCATCGTCTCCTATAACGGCCCGGGTGGGGATCAGGGCATCGGCAAGGTCACCGGTCCGCACGCTGAGCTGTTGGAGGCCCTGGGACTGAGCATCGTCGAGGCTCCGGAGGATCTGGACACCAGTGAGCAGAAGCGTTCCGACTTCGCCTTCGTCAGCTTCGAAAACCTCTCCCAGTCCGCCACCGGTGACGCCGTCTTCCTGCTCCGCGGCACCGAGCAGACCGTCGATGAGTTCAAGGGGGAAGCTGTCCTGGCGAACCTTCCGGCGGTGCAGAACGATGCCGTCTACCCGCTGGGTGAGAATTCCTTCCGCGTGGACCCCTTCTCCGGCCGTGAGATCGTCGACGCTGTCGTCGCCGCACTCTCCTGA
- a CDS encoding HNH endonuclease signature motif containing protein, whose protein sequence is MKSRDGTCRGPEDCGIDAEACDVDHVLNHTDGGPTTPSNLQCLCRRHHLRKTRGDLNLVMNAQSFMQRRAQRVNKRRTAPTPEETTREEEPPF, encoded by the coding sequence GTGAAAAGCAGGGACGGGACCTGTCGGGGACCGGAGGACTGCGGGATCGATGCCGAGGCCTGCGATGTCGATCACGTGCTCAACCACACCGACGGGGGTCCCACCACCCCCAGTAACCTGCAGTGCCTGTGTCGTAGGCATCATCTGAGGAAAACCCGTGGGGACCTGAACCTGGTGATGAATGCACAGTCGTTTATGCAACGTCGTGCCCAACGGGTCAACAAACGCCGTACCGCCCCGACCCCGGAGGAGACAACCCGGGAGGAGGAACCACCCTTCTAA
- a CDS encoding FecCD family ABC transporter permease, producing the protein MSPHPQHPAAPGSETFSAPGAAGFAANPRSPRNSLIDAPASPATQGAGRAGFRSLGLIILAVLILPLAVLSLMVGSRVIEPTVVIDALRNFQAGDDEHLIIRELRLPRTILAVLAGACLGLAGALMQSLTRNALAEPGTLGVNAGAAAGVVLGLAFTGAASIFVYVWFAFLGAGIASVIVHRLGRAGEQGVNPVRLVLAGAGLSVMVQSLTTIMVLADPEGIYDSFRSWMTGSLEGRGWESLPVVAASLLFGAVLCLWLSGPLNSVSLGTDLAASLGVNIRLTWSGTNLAILILAGAATAAVGPIAFVGLAAPHIARYLVGPDHRWLLPYSALIAALVLLLADILGRVVVFPGELGAGIMTALIGAPFFILLVRRGKVAGL; encoded by the coding sequence GTGTCCCCCCATCCTCAACATCCTGCTGCCCCGGGCTCCGAGACTTTCTCGGCCCCCGGGGCAGCAGGATTTGCCGCCAACCCCCGCAGCCCCCGTAACTCGCTTATCGACGCCCCCGCAAGCCCGGCGACCCAGGGCGCGGGACGGGCCGGTTTCCGTTCCCTGGGGCTGATCATTCTGGCGGTGCTGATCCTGCCGCTGGCGGTGTTGAGTCTGATGGTCGGCTCCCGGGTCATTGAGCCGACTGTGGTCATCGACGCCCTCCGGAACTTCCAGGCAGGCGATGATGAGCACCTGATCATCCGGGAACTGCGCCTGCCGCGTACCATTCTCGCGGTGCTGGCCGGGGCCTGTCTGGGTCTGGCCGGTGCGCTGATGCAGTCCCTGACCCGCAATGCTCTGGCAGAACCCGGCACTCTGGGGGTCAACGCCGGCGCCGCCGCAGGTGTGGTGCTGGGTCTGGCCTTCACGGGTGCCGCCAGCATCTTCGTCTACGTCTGGTTCGCTTTCCTGGGTGCCGGCATCGCCTCGGTGATCGTGCATCGCCTGGGGCGGGCGGGGGAGCAGGGTGTCAACCCGGTGCGTCTGGTTCTGGCAGGGGCCGGGCTCTCGGTGATGGTGCAGTCTCTGACCACGATCATGGTGCTCGCGGATCCGGAGGGGATCTATGATTCCTTCCGCTCCTGGATGACGGGTTCCCTGGAGGGCCGCGGCTGGGAGTCCCTGCCGGTGGTGGCTGCTTCGTTGCTCTTCGGCGCAGTACTCTGCCTCTGGCTCAGCGGACCTTTGAATTCGGTGTCGCTGGGTACGGACTTGGCTGCCTCACTCGGGGTGAATATCCGCCTGACCTGGTCGGGTACTAACCTGGCGATACTCATTTTGGCGGGTGCGGCCACCGCAGCGGTCGGGCCGATCGCCTTTGTCGGTCTGGCGGCACCGCATATCGCCCGTTACCTGGTGGGACCCGATCACCGCTGGTTGCTGCCCTATTCTGCGCTGATCGCTGCACTGGTGCTGCTGTTGGCGGATATTCTCGGCCGGGTGGTGGTCTTTCCCGGTGAGCTGGGAGCGGGCATCATGACGGCCCTGATTGGGGCACCCTTCTTCATTCTGCTGGTCCGACGTGGCAAGGTGGCTGGCCTGTGA
- a CDS encoding LacI family DNA-binding transcriptional regulator, whose protein sequence is MKQTEGDPSAGREVTIYDVAEKAGVAASTVSRTFSRPDRVSFKTAEKIRAAAAELGYRTELATRRLDAREAGERFNLIGMISADIQNPFFLELLRGAEHAALTQKMVVTVADSSESLPRSQQAVERLLPHVDGLLLASSRLSSGEVQKIARSVPTVVLNRPVPGVPSVMVDNYEGAIKAAIHLEDQGSRSITYLAGPENSWADATRWRGLIEAVGNTEASSPTVTFTRSTTLSLEQVRRLARISVHRMLVDEPTIRGGRRVFESWRKNPTDAVLCFNDLVAIGFMKQAQHAGLRIPEDVAVVGFDNTELTTIISPSLTTVAGPLTTVGRVATANLIALIKGVELPLARPRVLPTRLIVRESSMRRTPRARRIDP, encoded by the coding sequence ATGAAGCAGACCGAGGGGGATCCCTCCGCCGGCCGGGAAGTGACCATCTATGACGTGGCGGAAAAGGCGGGGGTTGCCGCCTCGACGGTGTCGCGGACTTTCTCGCGTCCCGACCGGGTCAGCTTCAAGACGGCGGAGAAGATCCGGGCCGCCGCCGCGGAGCTGGGTTATCGCACTGAGCTGGCGACCCGGCGCTTGGATGCCCGGGAGGCGGGTGAGCGTTTCAATCTCATCGGCATGATTTCCGCTGATATTCAGAACCCTTTTTTCCTGGAGTTGCTCCGGGGTGCGGAGCACGCTGCGCTGACCCAGAAGATGGTGGTGACGGTGGCGGACAGCAGTGAGTCTCTGCCCCGTTCCCAGCAGGCGGTGGAGAGGTTGTTGCCGCATGTTGACGGTCTGTTGCTGGCTTCTTCCCGGTTGAGTTCGGGGGAGGTACAGAAGATCGCCCGTTCGGTGCCGACGGTGGTGCTCAACCGCCCGGTGCCGGGGGTGCCCAGCGTGATGGTGGACAATTATGAGGGGGCGATCAAGGCTGCCATCCACCTGGAGGATCAGGGTTCGCGCTCGATCACTTATCTGGCTGGCCCGGAGAATTCCTGGGCGGATGCCACCCGCTGGCGGGGTCTGATCGAGGCGGTGGGCAATACCGAGGCTTCCTCCCCCACCGTCACCTTCACCCGTTCCACCACTCTGAGTCTGGAGCAGGTACGTCGCTTGGCGCGGATCAGTGTGCACCGCATGCTGGTGGATGAGCCGACCATCCGGGGTGGGCGTCGTGTCTTTGAGAGTTGGCGGAAGAATCCCACTGATGCGGTGCTTTGTTTCAATGATCTGGTGGCGATCGGTTTCATGAAGCAGGCGCAGCATGCGGGACTGCGGATTCCGGAGGATGTGGCGGTCGTCGGTTTCGACAACACGGAGCTGACCACCATCATCTCCCCTTCCCTGACCACGGTGGCGGGGCCGCTGACCACGGTGGGCCGGGTGGCCACCGCCAACCTGATCGCCCTGATCAAGGGGGTTGAGTTGCCGCTGGCCAGGCCCAGGGTGTTGCCCACCCGGCTGATTGTGCGGGAGTCGAGCATGCGGCGGACACCGCGGGCCCGGCGGATCGATCCTTAA
- a CDS encoding enterochelin esterase domain-containing protein, with the protein MNQDPQAAQVTPPHTLRPWSLPQAQSPALVELQRRLAAGESATELVAEFLAGGTPVLEDAEEAGQVLVTFAWQGQAPHGVLLQSNRLNDILDPGDTLMAQLPGTDLHVLTLSLPEDWIGGYQFLVLPEALRTPKLHTGADRPYLARLRAGLCGDPHARETAQAKRGTVAQAVGRGPAATTFRLDQGERPGAELRVESSSVSSVANGIELTLHRWSHPEAPEDGPTCLFLDGEVWQRQYPILPALLAEMESGHLPPMHVLLLESGGPRQRQLDYLGTPEQIRQFLLTISAAGGVGEKSPLIICGQSLGGLFAMRATTFHPDLVAAGIAQSPSLWWPIGGQFREHRGQWFRERAAAVKAAREGKGQAPTPLVLHNGLLEWDLADDVRHAAALLEIEGTLIEHRQFSAGHEVLWWQQALPEALVATTTHLHL; encoded by the coding sequence GTGAATCAGGACCCTCAGGCAGCCCAGGTCACCCCGCCGCACACCCTGCGTCCCTGGTCGCTGCCCCAGGCACAGTCACCTGCGCTGGTGGAGTTGCAGCGCCGCCTGGCTGCCGGGGAAAGTGCGACCGAGCTGGTGGCGGAGTTCCTGGCTGGGGGAACCCCGGTGTTGGAGGATGCTGAGGAAGCCGGACAGGTGCTGGTGACCTTCGCCTGGCAGGGGCAGGCACCGCACGGTGTACTACTGCAGAGCAACCGGCTGAATGACATCCTCGATCCCGGGGACACCCTCATGGCGCAGCTCCCCGGCACCGACCTGCATGTTCTCACCCTCAGTCTCCCCGAGGACTGGATCGGTGGCTACCAGTTCCTGGTCCTGCCGGAAGCTCTCCGGACCCCGAAACTGCACACCGGGGCGGACCGCCCCTACCTCGCGCGCCTGCGTGCCGGACTCTGTGGGGACCCCCATGCCCGGGAAACCGCGCAGGCAAAGCGTGGCACGGTGGCCCAGGCGGTGGGGAGGGGGCCTGCCGCCACCACCTTTCGCCTTGATCAGGGGGAGCGTCCCGGAGCGGAGCTGAGGGTGGAAAGCAGCAGCGTGTCGAGCGTGGCCAACGGGATTGAGCTGACGCTGCATCGCTGGTCCCACCCTGAGGCACCGGAGGACGGCCCCACCTGTCTCTTCCTGGACGGGGAGGTGTGGCAGCGTCAGTACCCGATCCTGCCGGCCCTGTTGGCGGAGATGGAAAGTGGACACCTGCCACCCATGCATGTGCTCCTGCTGGAATCGGGTGGACCCCGGCAGCGCCAATTGGACTACCTGGGCACCCCCGAGCAGATTCGCCAGTTCCTGCTCACCATATCGGCGGCCGGTGGGGTGGGGGAGAAGTCCCCGCTGATCATCTGCGGCCAGAGTCTGGGTGGGCTTTTCGCGATGCGGGCCACTACCTTCCATCCGGACCTGGTGGCCGCCGGTATCGCCCAATCACCCTCCCTCTGGTGGCCCATCGGTGGACAGTTCCGGGAGCACCGCGGGCAGTGGTTCCGGGAGCGTGCCGCAGCGGTCAAGGCCGCTCGTGAAGGAAAGGGGCAGGCGCCTACACCCTTGGTGCTGCACAATGGTCTGCTGGAATGGGATCTGGCTGATGATGTCCGTCATGCCGCCGCCCTCCTGGAGATCGAGGGGACGTTGATCGAACACCGCCAGTTCTCCGCTGGGCATGAAGTGCTGTGGTGGCAGCAGGCCCTCCCGGAGGCACTGGTGGCGACCACCACCCACCTGCACCTCTAG
- a CDS encoding ABC transporter ATP-binding protein: MEELALKHTPVQDPLQAVDVVLGYDNHTVSQGLNVSIPDRSFTVIIGPNACGKSTLLRSLARLLSPKAGTVLLDGRDIATQPSRDVAKRLGLLPQSSVSPSGITVRDLVARGRYPHQSMLRQWSATDDTAINAALEATGVSELRDRKVDELSGGQRQRVWLSLVLAQETPLLLLDEPTTYLDITHQLEVLNLCRRLHNTGDYTLVAVLHDLNLAFRYATHLIVMKDGRVITEGLPEDIVTAELMEEVYGIKSICIPDPVTGRPMIVPTEEAPTR; encoded by the coding sequence ATGGAAGAACTGGCACTCAAACACACCCCGGTGCAGGACCCGCTGCAGGCGGTCGACGTGGTGCTGGGCTATGACAACCACACTGTCAGCCAGGGGCTCAATGTCTCGATCCCGGACCGTTCCTTCACCGTGATCATCGGCCCCAACGCCTGCGGCAAATCCACCCTCCTGCGTTCCCTGGCGCGGTTGCTGAGCCCCAAGGCCGGCACCGTGCTTCTCGACGGCCGGGACATCGCCACCCAGCCCTCCCGGGACGTCGCCAAGCGACTCGGCCTGCTACCGCAGAGCTCGGTCAGCCCCTCCGGCATCACCGTCCGCGATCTGGTGGCCCGGGGCCGTTACCCGCACCAGTCCATGCTGCGGCAGTGGTCCGCCACCGATGACACCGCCATCAACGCCGCCCTTGAGGCCACCGGTGTCAGTGAACTGCGGGACCGCAAGGTTGATGAGCTTTCCGGCGGCCAGCGGCAGCGGGTCTGGCTCTCCCTGGTGCTGGCGCAGGAAACCCCGTTGCTGCTGCTGGATGAACCGACCACCTACCTCGACATCACCCATCAGCTGGAGGTACTCAACCTCTGCCGTCGTCTCCACAACACCGGGGACTACACCCTGGTGGCGGTGCTGCATGACCTCAACCTGGCTTTCCGCTACGCCACCCACCTGATCGTGATGAAGGATGGCAGGGTGATCACCGAGGGGCTGCCGGAGGACATCGTCACCGCTGAGCTGATGGAGGAGGTCTACGGCATCAAGTCGATCTGCATCCCGGACCCGGTGACCGGTCGCCCCATGATCGTGCCCACCGAGGAAGCTCCGACCCGGTGA
- a CDS encoding L,D-transpeptidase — protein sequence MAKRVQVSRGFRQMMAAVAASSLLLVGCTIDRDGDSGAADTSGAHVADTYSPPQFSVKDGATDISPGVPITVESESGLEKVTMTNEEGGQVEAELASDGRSWTTTEELGYSRTYTVAVTDARGESTSITFQTATPVATSGVALSPLADSTVGVGQAIGFRFANPVDDRQAAQDAIEVKTEPAVEGEFFWLNNSEVRWRPAEYWEPGTKVSVTADIYGVDLGNGYYGGEDNATNFTIGDRVITEIDDNTKTMTVYRNGEALRTIPVSLGRDNATWATPNGTYIIGDEYEQLLMDSTTFGLGYDQGGYSTMVDYATQMSYSGIYVHAAPWSVGQQGHSNTSHGCINVSTEAAAWFQDVVKRGDIVTVKNTVGETLSGYDGLGDWNIPWSVWGKGNVDETSAW from the coding sequence ATGGCGAAGCGGGTACAGGTGTCGCGCGGATTCCGTCAGATGATGGCGGCTGTGGCGGCGTCTTCGCTATTGCTGGTGGGATGCACCATTGATCGTGATGGTGACTCTGGGGCCGCCGATACCTCCGGTGCTCATGTGGCCGACACCTATTCTCCACCGCAGTTCTCCGTGAAGGATGGCGCCACCGACATCAGCCCCGGTGTTCCCATAACCGTCGAGTCTGAGAGTGGCCTGGAGAAGGTCACCATGACCAATGAGGAGGGCGGTCAGGTTGAGGCTGAGCTCGCCTCAGATGGTCGTAGCTGGACCACCACTGAGGAACTCGGTTATAGCCGCACCTACACGGTGGCGGTCACTGACGCTCGGGGCGAAAGCACTAGCATCACTTTCCAGACTGCAACTCCGGTAGCCACCTCCGGGGTGGCTCTTTCCCCGTTGGCGGACTCCACTGTCGGTGTCGGCCAGGCCATTGGTTTCCGTTTCGCCAATCCGGTCGATGATCGACAGGCCGCGCAGGATGCCATCGAGGTCAAGACCGAGCCGGCGGTTGAGGGCGAATTCTTCTGGCTCAATAATTCTGAGGTTCGTTGGCGCCCCGCCGAGTACTGGGAGCCGGGCACGAAGGTTTCCGTCACCGCTGATATCTACGGTGTTGATCTCGGCAATGGCTATTACGGCGGCGAAGACAACGCCACCAACTTCACCATCGGTGACCGGGTGATCACTGAGATCGATGACAACACCAAAACCATGACGGTCTACCGCAATGGTGAGGCACTGCGCACCATTCCGGTTTCCCTGGGCCGCGATAACGCCACCTGGGCAACCCCGAATGGCACCTATATCATCGGCGATGAATATGAGCAGCTGCTGATGGACTCCACCACCTTCGGGCTGGGCTATGACCAGGGTGGATATAGCACCATGGTGGATTACGCCACCCAGATGTCCTACTCCGGCATCTATGTTCACGCGGCTCCCTGGTCGGTGGGACAGCAGGGGCACAGCAACACCTCCCATGGTTGCATCAATGTCTCCACTGAGGCTGCCGCCTGGTTCCAGGATGTGGTCAAACGTGGCGACATTGTCACCGTGAAGAACACCGTGGGTGAGACCCTCTCCGGATATGACGGGCTGGGCGATTGGAATATTCCCTGGTCGGTCTGGGGTAAGGGCAACGTCGACGAAACCTCTGCCTGGTAG
- a CDS encoding glutaminase has translation MKTPIPDYLETLLDSVREDTSGEVADYIPELAAADPDPLGMALCTMSGRIYGAGDDRRMFSIQSVSKPFVYALALQQRGWDKVQETVSAEPSGEAFHELSLESGTNRPMNPMINAGAIAVNQLINGEDSSVDDRVEVIREFFCELAGRELQINRQLCYSELEDAERNLSIAHMLRNYKVIQDEAHDAVLSYTLQCATEINARDLAVMSATLAGGGIQPVTGKRILNPDVCRMALAVMASAGMYDAAGRWMTTVGIPAKSGVSGGLIGSLPGQLGIATFSPRLDAQGNSVRGVGIFQKLSADMGLHLMAADPYGDSALRNIHTEGDATVIRLQGKVNFSAAENILNEMETEDFGGRRIVLDIERVSSFNKVGRRMIKEALRRYREQGHDVAIYDPENILTDLVYSDGTEAETLDSLKEHSLEEKD, from the coding sequence GTGAAGACCCCGATCCCGGATTACCTCGAAACCCTGCTCGATTCAGTCCGGGAAGACACCTCCGGGGAAGTCGCCGACTACATCCCCGAGTTGGCGGCCGCAGACCCGGACCCCCTCGGCATGGCACTGTGCACCATGAGCGGCCGGATCTACGGTGCCGGTGATGACCGCCGCATGTTCAGCATCCAATCGGTGTCCAAACCCTTCGTCTATGCCCTGGCGCTGCAGCAGCGCGGCTGGGACAAGGTGCAGGAAACCGTGAGTGCCGAACCCTCCGGGGAAGCCTTCCACGAACTCTCCCTCGAAAGCGGCACCAACCGGCCGATGAACCCCATGATCAACGCCGGCGCCATCGCCGTGAACCAGCTGATCAACGGGGAGGATTCCAGCGTGGATGATCGGGTGGAAGTGATCCGGGAGTTCTTCTGTGAACTCGCTGGCCGGGAACTCCAGATCAACCGCCAGCTGTGCTACTCCGAACTGGAGGACGCCGAACGCAACCTCTCCATCGCCCACATGCTGCGCAACTACAAGGTGATCCAGGATGAAGCCCACGACGCGGTGCTCAGCTACACCCTGCAGTGCGCCACCGAGATCAACGCCCGCGACCTCGCCGTCATGTCCGCCACCCTCGCCGGCGGTGGAATCCAACCAGTCACCGGAAAACGCATCCTCAACCCTGATGTCTGTCGCATGGCACTGGCCGTAATGGCCTCAGCCGGCATGTACGATGCCGCCGGCCGCTGGATGACAACCGTCGGCATCCCCGCGAAATCCGGGGTCAGCGGCGGACTGATCGGCAGCCTGCCCGGACAGCTCGGCATCGCCACCTTCTCACCCCGCCTCGATGCCCAGGGCAATAGTGTGCGCGGCGTCGGAATCTTCCAGAAACTCTCCGCAGACATGGGCCTGCACCTCATGGCCGCCGACCCCTACGGCGATTCCGCACTGCGCAACATCCACACTGAAGGTGACGCCACGGTCATCCGCCTACAGGGCAAGGTCAACTTCTCCGCCGCCGAAAACATCCTCAACGAAATGGAGACCGAGGACTTCGGTGGCCGCCGCATCGTACTCGACATCGAAAGAGTCTCCAGCTTCAACAAGGTCGGCCGCCGCATGATCAAGGAAGCCCTCCGCCGCTACCGCGAACAAGGCCACGACGTCGCCATCTACGACCCCGAAAACATCCTCACCGACCTGGTATACAGCGACGGCACCGAAGCCGAAACCCTTGACTCCCTCAAGGAACACTCCCTGGAGGAAAAGGACTAA
- a CDS encoding MsnO8 family LLM class oxidoreductase: MASSLQLSILDRANLRKGADDTSALHSAVARAQQAETLGYHRFLLAEHHGVPGIAGSTPTLLATAVAAATSTIRVGTAGIMMAAHQPLVIAEQILTLAALFPGRIDAGIGRSLGFTPKVRQALHQADDADGNFPAELAELKDFLQGRGTVRAMPELRQVPPLYVLANSHSIKAAAEAGLGVIVGGPKLFQRDTTRHEGLENYRRHFRPSAMLDTPHAIIAANIAVADSREEARQLLLPEAWALAMSRRSGTFEPLQSATELNLDLVSPRDRERIEANISSAVYGTQGEVGAQLADLLEFTGVEEVVLTGGMWDEVGQARSDELLAGLL, encoded by the coding sequence ATGGCTTCCTCCTTACAGCTGTCCATACTCGACCGCGCGAATCTCCGTAAGGGCGCTGATGATACCTCCGCCCTGCATTCTGCGGTGGCTCGGGCACAACAGGCGGAGACGTTGGGGTACCACCGTTTCCTGCTCGCCGAACATCATGGTGTGCCCGGTATCGCCGGATCCACCCCGACCCTGCTGGCCACCGCCGTGGCTGCGGCAACCAGCACCATCCGGGTCGGTACCGCCGGGATCATGATGGCGGCCCACCAACCTCTGGTGATCGCGGAGCAGATCCTCACCCTGGCGGCACTCTTCCCGGGGCGTATCGACGCCGGGATCGGTCGCTCCCTCGGCTTCACCCCTAAGGTTCGTCAGGCACTGCACCAGGCAGATGACGCCGATGGGAACTTCCCGGCGGAGCTGGCAGAGCTCAAGGATTTTCTGCAGGGCAGGGGCACGGTGCGTGCCATGCCGGAACTCAGGCAGGTACCACCGCTCTATGTGCTGGCCAACAGCCACTCCATCAAGGCTGCGGCAGAAGCCGGCCTGGGTGTCATTGTCGGGGGTCCCAAACTCTTTCAACGTGACACCACCAGGCATGAGGGGTTGGAGAATTATCGCCGGCACTTCCGTCCCTCCGCCATGCTGGACACACCCCATGCGATCATCGCCGCCAATATTGCGGTGGCCGACAGCAGGGAGGAGGCCCGGCAGTTGCTGCTGCCGGAGGCCTGGGCCTTGGCCATGTCACGACGCAGCGGCACCTTTGAACCCCTGCAGTCTGCAACGGAGCTGAATCTGGATCTGGTGTCCCCGCGGGACCGGGAAAGAATCGAGGCCAACATCAGCTCTGCCGTCTACGGCACCCAGGGTGAGGTGGGTGCCCAGTTGGCGGATCTGCTGGAATTCACCGGGGTGGAGGAGGTCGTGCTCACCGGCGGGATGTGGGATGAAGTAGGACAGGCCCGCTCGGATGAACTCCTCGCGGGCCTGCTGTGA
- a CDS encoding FecCD family ABC transporter permease, with protein sequence MISTDTRERAAPGMLRLRFGRAHLGTSRRTLILGVVLLAALLGLTLGSLASGSITLGFGEIFAALGHQAGEARTEKIIWDIRLPRVVTGITVGLALGAAGCVFQSVSRNALGSPDIIGFTTGAATGAVVQIVFFDRGSTATALAAVTTGMITALVVYLLSRKRGSSGGSRLVLIGIGVGAMLSAVNTMVLAYGELDLTVKARIWLSGSLNSRAWSDAMPVLLTLLIALPLLIWLSRSLDVLEMGDDQAQQLGVNTEKVRLATMVLGVALTAAAVAAAGPIAFIALAAPQLVRQLTRAAKVQVISSALVGAVLLVAADLVSVHLPVNIAMPVGLTTGLIGGLYLLLLLSRQKAV encoded by the coding sequence GTGATCAGCACTGACACCCGAGAACGTGCGGCACCGGGCATGCTGCGGCTGCGGTTCGGCCGCGCCCATCTGGGCACCAGCCGCCGCACCCTGATCCTGGGGGTGGTGCTGTTGGCCGCACTCCTGGGCCTGACGCTGGGTTCCCTGGCCTCGGGCAGCATCACCCTGGGTTTCGGGGAGATATTCGCGGCCCTCGGGCATCAGGCTGGGGAGGCGCGCACCGAGAAGATCATCTGGGATATCCGCCTGCCCCGGGTTGTCACCGGGATTACGGTGGGCCTGGCGTTGGGTGCGGCCGGTTGTGTCTTCCAGTCAGTGTCCCGTAATGCGCTGGGCTCCCCGGACATCATCGGTTTCACCACCGGGGCCGCGACCGGGGCGGTGGTGCAGATCGTGTTCTTCGACCGCGGTTCCACCGCCACGGCCCTGGCCGCGGTGACCACCGGCATGATCACCGCGCTGGTGGTGTACCTGTTGTCCCGGAAGCGGGGCAGCAGTGGCGGCAGTCGGTTGGTGCTCATCGGCATTGGTGTGGGTGCGATGCTCAGTGCGGTCAACACCATGGTGCTGGCGTACGGGGAGTTGGATCTGACGGTCAAGGCCCGGATCTGGTTGTCTGGTTCGCTGAACTCCCGGGCCTGGTCGGATGCCATGCCGGTGTTGCTCACGCTGTTGATTGCACTGCCGCTGCTGATCTGGTTGAGTCGGAGTCTCGATGTCCTCGAGATGGGCGATGATCAGGCTCAGCAGTTGGGGGTCAACACCGAGAAGGTGCGTCTGGCCACCATGGTTCTGGGTGTCGCCCTGACTGCGGCGGCGGTGGCGGCCGCCGGCCCGATCGCCTTCATTGCGCTGGCTGCGCCGCAGCTGGTGCGCCAACTGACCCGCGCCGCCAAGGTGCAGGTCATCTCCTCAGCCCTGGTGGGTGCTGTTCTGCTGGTCGCCGCTGACCTGGTGTCGGTGCATCTGCCGGTCAACATCGCCATGCCGGTGGGCCTTACCACCGGTCTGATCGGTGGGCTTTATCTTCTTCTGCTGCTCAGCCGACAAAAGGCGGTGTGA